In the Malania oleifera isolate guangnan ecotype guangnan chromosome 1, ASM2987363v1, whole genome shotgun sequence genome, one interval contains:
- the LOC131167274 gene encoding protein SRG1-like isoform X2, whose amino-acid sequence MQAISGPTQLVNHGVNSSLMEKIKTQILDFFNLPMEEKKKFRQKPGDLEGFGQAIAESEEQKPDWGDMFYIKTFPIHIRKPHLFPKLPLPFRETLELYSLELKSLAMFILAQMAKALKMEPEEMKELFEDGEQSMRMNYYPRCPQPEQVNGISPHSDAVGLTILLQVNEVEGLQIRKDGMWVPLNPLPGAFVVNIGDILEIVTNGEYHSIEHRARVNSTKERISIATFHTARIDGEIGPTPSLVTNQTPLLFKRVRVRDYYSGLFARQIAGKSYLDAMRIRNIEDKD is encoded by the exons ATGCAAGCAATCTCTGGACCAACACAG TTGGTAAACCATGGAGTAAATTCTTCACTGATGGAGAAAATAAAGACACAAATCCTCGACTTCTTCAACCTCCCAATGGAAGAGAAAAAGAAGTTTCGGCAGAAACCAGGAGATTTAGAGGGATTTGGACAAGCTATTGCTGAATCGGAGGAGCAGAAGCCTGATTGGGGTGACATGTTCTACATTAAGACCTTCCCAATCCACATAAGGAAGCCCCATTTATTTCCCAAGCTTCCTCTGCCATTTag GGAGACATTGGAACTTTACTCATTGGAACTGAAAAGTCTGGCCATGTTTATCTTGGCACAGATGGCAAAAGCTCTAAAGATGGAACCCGAGGAAATGAAAGAGTTGTTCGAAGACGGAGAACAATCAATGAGAATGAACTATTACCCACGATGTCCTCAACCGGAGCAAGTCAACGGAATTAGCCCCCATTCGGATGCAGTTGGTCTGACCATTCTCCTGCAGGTAAATGAAGTAGAAGGTCTTCAGATAAGGAAAGATGGAATGTGGGTTCCTCTTAATCCCCTCCCAGGCGCCTTCGTCGTCAACATTGGAGATATCTTAGAG ATTGTGACCAATGGAGAATATCATAGCATTGAGCATCGAGCAAGGGTAAATTCTACAAAAGAACGGATCTCCATAGCAACCTTCCATACTGCAAGAATTGACGGTGAAATAGGACCAACACCTAGCTTGGTTACTAATCAAACACCATTGTTGTTTAAGAGAGTGAGAGTTCGTGATTACTACAGCGGCCTCTTTGCTCGTCAAATTGCTGGAAAATCTTATCTTGATGCCATGCGAATACGAAATATTGAAGACAAAGATTAA
- the LOC131167274 gene encoding protein SRG1-like isoform X1: MESAESRVRVNTGSLPVPCVQELGKESRITDPSRHIRCEKDQAIVSEAAHDVPIINLQGLLSEESMASELARLHFACKEWGFFQLVNHGVNSSLMEKIKTQILDFFNLPMEEKKKFRQKPGDLEGFGQAIAESEEQKPDWGDMFYIKTFPIHIRKPHLFPKLPLPFRETLELYSLELKSLAMFILAQMAKALKMEPEEMKELFEDGEQSMRMNYYPRCPQPEQVNGISPHSDAVGLTILLQVNEVEGLQIRKDGMWVPLNPLPGAFVVNIGDILEIVTNGEYHSIEHRARVNSTKERISIATFHTARIDGEIGPTPSLVTNQTPLLFKRVRVRDYYSGLFARQIAGKSYLDAMRIRNIEDKD, from the exons ATGGAGTCAGCTGAATCCCGTGTGCGGGTGAATACGGGTTCCCTTCCTGTGCCTTGTGTCCAGGAGTTGGGTAAGGAGTCGAGAATCACTGATCCATCCCGACACATACGTTGCGAGAAGGATCAAGCGATAGTATCCGAAGCTGCCCATGATGTCCCAATCATCAACCTGCAAGGCTTGTTATCTGAAGAATCCATGGCTTCTGAATTGGCCAGGCTCCACTTTGCCTGCAAAGAATGGGGTTTCTTCCAG TTGGTAAACCATGGAGTAAATTCTTCACTGATGGAGAAAATAAAGACACAAATCCTCGACTTCTTCAACCTCCCAATGGAAGAGAAAAAGAAGTTTCGGCAGAAACCAGGAGATTTAGAGGGATTTGGACAAGCTATTGCTGAATCGGAGGAGCAGAAGCCTGATTGGGGTGACATGTTCTACATTAAGACCTTCCCAATCCACATAAGGAAGCCCCATTTATTTCCCAAGCTTCCTCTGCCATTTag GGAGACATTGGAACTTTACTCATTGGAACTGAAAAGTCTGGCCATGTTTATCTTGGCACAGATGGCAAAAGCTCTAAAGATGGAACCCGAGGAAATGAAAGAGTTGTTCGAAGACGGAGAACAATCAATGAGAATGAACTATTACCCACGATGTCCTCAACCGGAGCAAGTCAACGGAATTAGCCCCCATTCGGATGCAGTTGGTCTGACCATTCTCCTGCAGGTAAATGAAGTAGAAGGTCTTCAGATAAGGAAAGATGGAATGTGGGTTCCTCTTAATCCCCTCCCAGGCGCCTTCGTCGTCAACATTGGAGATATCTTAGAG ATTGTGACCAATGGAGAATATCATAGCATTGAGCATCGAGCAAGGGTAAATTCTACAAAAGAACGGATCTCCATAGCAACCTTCCATACTGCAAGAATTGACGGTGAAATAGGACCAACACCTAGCTTGGTTACTAATCAAACACCATTGTTGTTTAAGAGAGTGAGAGTTCGTGATTACTACAGCGGCCTCTTTGCTCGTCAAATTGCTGGAAAATCTTATCTTGATGCCATGCGAATACGAAATATTGAAGACAAAGATTAA